Proteins found in one Hevea brasiliensis isolate MT/VB/25A 57/8 chromosome 18, ASM3005281v1, whole genome shotgun sequence genomic segment:
- the LOC110635131 gene encoding L-type lectin-domain containing receptor kinase VII.1: MKPPLLLFLPQIILSCLSVSAIDFVFNGFNSSDLLLYSNATIESRILSLTNRTPFAVGRALYPSKIPTRAPNSSYFYPFSTSFIFAMAPYENVLPGHGLVFIFVPLTGIDGTSSSQNLGLFNRTNDAKFSNHVFGVEFDVFANQEFNDMNDNHVGIDLNSLRSSFAADAGYWPENKRSNSIFEKLDLNNGENYQVWIDYADSLINITMAPVGMKRPSRPLLNASLNLSEVFEEEMYIGFTSATGRLVQSHKILAWSFSNSNFSLSENLITTGLPSFVLPKGSVFRSKGFIAGATVGSFLVIVFIALITVFYIRRKQRRARERADMEEWELEYWPHRITYQEIEAATKGFSEENVIGIGGNGKVFKGVLPGGTEVAVKRISHENNGMREFLAEISSLGRLKHKSLVGLRGWCKREKGSFMLVYDYMENGSLDKRVFDCEESKMLSCEERIRILKDVALGLLYLHEGWEAKVLHRDIKASNVLLDKEMNGRLGDFGLARMHSHGQVASTTRVVGTVGYLAPEVVRSGRASAQTDVFGFGVLILEVMCGRRPIEEGKPPLVELVWKSMMQGQLLSVFDPRLKARGGFDEEEVERVLHLGLLCAYPEPSSRPTMRQAVKILEGKNELNDPDSEDMDAYLLQHINSKDMWLNYSESSCYSSHPTFEDIRKSQSSSMSFSWTNSLVDDFQRETRLGKQLLKWGQMRSKST; the protein is encoded by the exons ATGAAGCctcctcttcttttgtttctgccTCAGATAATCCTTTCTTGTTTGTCCGTATCAGCTATTGATTTTGTCTTCAATGGCTTTAATTCCTCCGACTTGCTTCTCTATAGCAATGCCACCATCGAATCTCGTATTCTCTCCCTTACTAACAGAACACCTTTCGCAGTTGGTCGTGCTCTATACCCATCAAAAATACCTACCAGAGCTCCTAATTCCTCTTATTTCTATCCATTCTCTACTTCTTTCATTTTTGCTATGGCTCCGTACGAGAATGTTCTCCCAGGACATGGCTTGGTTTTCATTTTCGTCCCACTTACTGGGATCGATGGTACTAGCTCATCCCAAAATTTAGGCTTGTTTAATAGAACGAATGATGCTAAATTCAGCAACCATGTTTTTGGGGTCGAATTCGATGTGTTCGCCAACCAAGAATTCAATGACATGAACGACAACCATGTTGGTATAGATCTGAATTCCCTCAGGTCAAGTTTTGCTGCAGATGCAGGATATTGGCCTGAAAATAAAAGGAGTAACAGCATCTTCGAGAAATTGGACCTCAATAATGGTGAGAATTATCAAGTTTGGATTGATTATGCAGATTCTTTGATTAATATTACCATGGCCCCTGTTGGCATGAAAAGGCCTAGTCGGCCTCTGTTAAATGCTTCTCTTAATCTTTCTGAAGTTTTTGAGGAAGAAATGTATATTGGGTTCACTTCTGCAACAGGAAGACTTGTTCAGAGTCACAAGATTCTGGCTTGGAGCTTTAGCAATTCCAATTTTTCTTTAAGTGAAAATTTGATTACAACTGGGTTGCCATCGTTTGTTCTTCCAAAGGGTTCTGTTTTTCGGTCTAAAGGGTTCATTGCAGGAGCCACAGTTGGAAGTTTCCTTGTTATTGTCTTTATTGCCTTGATCACTGTGTTTTATATTAGGAGGAAGCAGAGGAGGGCAAGGGAAAGAGCGGACATGGAGGAGTGGGAATTGGAATATTGGCCACATAGAATTACGTATCAAGAAATTGAGGCAGCAACTAAAGGATTTAGTGAAGAAAATGTCATTGGAATTGGAGGAAATGGGAAGGTCTTTAAGGGTGTATTACCAGGAGGGACTGAGGTTGCAGTGAAGCGAATTTCACATGAAAATAATGGGATGAGAGAATTTTTGGCTGAAATTTCTAGCCTTGGAAGATTGAAACACAAGAGTTTGGTTGGGTTGAGAGGTTGGTGCAAGAGAGAAAAAGGAAGCTTCATGTTAGTGTATGATTATATGGAAAATGGGAGTTTGGATAAGAGGGTGTTCGATTGTGAAGAGAGTAAAATGTTAAGCTGTGAAGAGAGAATAAGGATATTGAAAGATGTTGCTTTAGGGTTGTTGTATTTGCACGAGGGATGGGAGGCTAAAGTCCTACATAGAGACATTAAAGCCAGCAATGTATTACTTGACAAGGAAATGAATGGAAGATTAGGTGATTTTGGCCTGGCTCGGATGCACAGCCATGGTCAGGTGGCTAGCACCACGCGGGTGGTTGGAACGGTGGGGTACTTGGCGCCTGAGGTGGTTCGCAGTGGTCGAGCATCAGCTCAAACAGATGTGTTCGGTTTTGGGGTATTAATTTTGGAAGTGATGTGTGGAAGAAGGCCTATAGAAGAAGGGAAGCCGCCACTTGTAGAATTGGTATGGAAGTCAATGATGCAAGGGCAATTACTGAGTGTCTTTGATCCAAGGCTAAAGGCTAGAGGAGGGTTCGatgaggaagaagtggagagagtacttcatttaggtttgttgtgCGCGTATCCTGAGCCTAGTTCTCGGCCAACAATGAGGCAAGCCGTGAAGATTTTGGAGGGCAAGAACGAGCTTAATGATCCTGACAGTGAAGATATGGACGCATATCTGCTCCAACATATCAATTCTAAAGATATGTGGTTGAATTATTCTGAGAGTTCATGCTACTCATCTCACCCAACATTTGAAGATATTAGAAAATCCCAATCATCTTCCATGTCCTTCTCTTGGACCAATAGCCTAGTGGACG ATTTTCAGAGAGAAACAAGGTTGGGGAAGCAGCTGCTGAAGTGGGGACAAATGAGATCCAAGAGTACATAA